In Neovison vison isolate M4711 chromosome 11, ASM_NN_V1, whole genome shotgun sequence, one genomic interval encodes:
- the LOC122889178 gene encoding U1 small nuclear ribonucleoprotein C, with amino-acid sequence MPKFYCDYCDTYLTHDSPSVRKTHCSGRKHKENVKDYYQKWMEEQAQSLIDKTTAAFQQGKIPPTPFSAPPPAGAMIPPPPSLPGPPRPGMMPAPHMGGPPMMPMMGPPPPGMMPVGPAPGMRPPMGGHMPMMPGPPMMRPPARPMMVPTRPGMTRPDR; translated from the coding sequence ATGCCTAAGTTTTATTGTGACTACTGCGACACGTACCTCACCCATGACTCTCCATCTGTAAGAAAGACACATTGCAGTGGTAGAAAACACAAAGAGAATGTGAAAGACTACTATCAGAAATGGATGGAAGAACAGGCTCAGAGCCTGATCGACAAAACAACCGCTGCATTTCAACAAGGAAAGATACCTCCTACTCcattctctgctcctcctcctgcaggGGCAATGATCCCACCTCCCCCCAGTCTCCCGGGTCCTCCTCGCCCTGGTATGATGCCAGCGCCCCACATGGGGGGCCCTCCCATGATGCCCATGATgggccctcctcctcctgggaTGATGCCAGTGGGACCTGCTCCTGGAATGAGGCCACCTATGGGAGGCCACATGCCAATGATGCCTGGGCCCCCAATGATGAGACCTCCTGCCCGTCCCATGATGGTGCCCACTCGGCCAGGAATGACTCGACCGGACAGATAA